The proteins below come from a single Tissierella sp. MB52-C2 genomic window:
- a CDS encoding HAMP domain-containing sensor histidine kinase — MKNRDLFGMSSLIIIGVVYHVSLALYFYNIKVLLLSLVAYFIIILASYYSKKRIANKYMDYINTLSDSLTYLINKDYQRISKLQILDETFDSKVNQKILRLSEISQEDLLRGLKERENLQGLISDVSHQVKTPMTNIKMLQLILAKDEISKEKKERLLKSMDGQLSKIDFLLDSMIKASRLEAGLIQLKKIPSNLFDTIAKAISGITVKAEARGIEILVNCPENYILLHDQKWTAEALFNVLENAIKYSPENTKIEVKVHRWEIYTNIDIIDKGKGIPEKNFGKVFQRFFREESSYDEDGVGIGLYLSREIIQKQGGYIKVASIVGEGSTFSVFLPNDL, encoded by the coding sequence ATGAAGAATAGAGATTTGTTTGGAATGTCGAGCTTAATAATCATAGGGGTTGTATATCATGTTTCTTTAGCCTTATATTTTTATAATATAAAAGTACTGCTACTTTCATTAGTTGCTTATTTTATTATCATATTAGCTTCTTATTATAGCAAGAAAAGAATTGCTAATAAATATATGGATTATATAAATACTTTAAGTGACTCATTAACTTATTTAATCAATAAGGATTATCAAAGGATTAGTAAACTTCAAATTTTAGATGAAACCTTTGATTCAAAAGTAAATCAAAAAATACTGCGATTATCGGAAATTTCCCAAGAAGATTTATTACGGGGATTGAAAGAAAGGGAAAATTTGCAAGGTTTAATTTCAGATGTTTCTCATCAAGTAAAAACTCCTATGACTAATATAAAGATGCTGCAATTAATTTTAGCTAAGGATGAAATATCTAAAGAAAAGAAAGAAAGACTATTAAAATCTATGGATGGACAGTTGAGTAAAATAGATTTTCTATTAGATTCTATGATTAAAGCATCAAGACTAGAAGCAGGATTGATTCAATTAAAGAAGATTCCATCAAATTTATTTGATACAATTGCTAAAGCTATTTCTGGTATTACAGTAAAAGCAGAAGCAAGGGGTATAGAAATACTTGTAAACTGCCCAGAGAACTATATTTTATTACATGATCAAAAATGGACAGCAGAAGCTTTATTTAATGTATTAGAAAATGCAATTAAATATTCTCCTGAGAATACTAAAATAGAAGTTAAAGTACATAGATGGGAAATATATACAAATATAGATATTATAGATAAGGGGAAGGGCATTCCAGAAAAAAACTTTGGGAAAGTATTTCAAAGGTTTTTCAGAGAGGAAAGTAGTTATGATGAAGATGGGGTAGGGATAGGACTTTACCTATCCCGGGAGATTATTCAAAAGCAAGGTGGTTACATAAAAGTAGCATCTATTGTAGGAGAAGGTTCAACATTTTCAGTTTTTTTGCCAAATGATTTATAA
- a CDS encoding GNAT family N-acetyltransferase has translation MEYEIIHLPKEKWKGTVIPIGYTTDKYYDVLVNKTDKGFDIKIEKKDFKEIVTHTPEEYDLPDKLYEDHWENAYAWGVLVNDELIAAIETNQELWANRLRITELWVSEKYQKQGIGHRLVGMAKEQARRERCRAVILETQSCNVNAIDFYQHEGFTLIGMDTCCYRNNDLERKEVRLEFGWFPEEKKRVNREDIEIRMETSSDWYSLELMTQHAFWNKHHLGCDEHYLVHKLRQDKDYLPELSRIAVKDGEVIGCIMYSKARVIDGSHIHEIITFGPLCVEPKWQGCGVGELLLRETMELAANRGYKGIIIFGEPDYYPRIGFKTCDNFNITTADGKNFDAFMGIELVEGSMKGIKGKFYQSEVFENLPKEEVEEYNKKFPQLQKLRFPGQWD, from the coding sequence GTGGAATATGAAATTATACACTTACCAAAAGAGAAATGGAAGGGGACTGTTATTCCAATAGGGTATACAACAGACAAGTACTATGATGTTTTAGTTAATAAAACAGATAAAGGATTTGATATTAAGATAGAAAAGAAAGATTTTAAAGAGATAGTAACCCATACACCAGAAGAATATGATTTGCCAGATAAATTATATGAGGATCATTGGGAGAATGCTTATGCTTGGGGAGTGTTAGTTAACGATGAATTAATTGCTGCAATTGAAACGAATCAAGAATTATGGGCTAATCGTCTAAGAATTACAGAACTTTGGGTGTCAGAAAAATACCAAAAACAAGGAATAGGTCATAGGTTAGTTGGGATGGCAAAGGAACAAGCAAGAAGAGAACGATGCCGTGCCGTTATACTAGAAACACAATCTTGTAATGTTAATGCCATAGACTTTTATCAGCATGAAGGTTTTACTTTGATTGGTATGGATACTTGTTGTTACAGAAATAATGATTTGGAGAGAAAAGAAGTAAGGTTAGAATTTGGATGGTTTCCTGAAGAAAAGAAAAGAGTAAATAGAGAAGATATAGAAATTAGAATGGAAACAAGTTCAGATTGGTATAGCTTAGAGTTAATGACACAGCATGCTTTTTGGAATAAACATCATCTAGGATGTGATGAACATTATCTTGTGCATAAATTACGCCAAGATAAAGACTATCTCCCAGAGTTAAGCAGAATAGCAGTAAAGGATGGAGAGGTAATAGGGTGTATAATGTATTCAAAGGCACGAGTGATTGATGGATCACATATACATGAAATTATAACCTTTGGACCTCTTTGTGTGGAGCCTAAATGGCAGGGATGCGGAGTTGGTGAGCTGTTATTAAGAGAAACAATGGAATTAGCTGCAAATAGAGGCTATAAAGGGATTATAATTTTTGGAGAACCAGATTATTATCCTAGAATAGGATTTAAAACATGTGACAACTTTAATATTACAACTGCAGATGGTAAAAATTTTGATGCATTTATGGGAATTGAATTAGTAGAAGGTAGTATGAAAGGTATAAAAGGAAAATTCTATCAATCCGAAGTCTTTGAGAATCTTCCAAAGGAAGAAGTAGAAGAGTATAATAAAAAGTTTCCACAGCTACAAAAATTAAGATTTCCAGGACAGTGGGATTAA
- a CDS encoding PhzF family phenazine biosynthesis protein, with protein sequence MDIIRKFCVINSFTYNGQGGNAAAVFINKGDLDDYIMQKIARQLNLVETVYIDESKEQGIDFDIRYFTPENEVSIAGHPTVAAFVALVKEEKINPIMKDKYLVKTKDGIKEVTVEKNGRDIFVKLKQQKPKFGLIIEEKNKIAKALGISENDIMSNLPIQCINTGLGHLVVPIKSFNGLMKVKRNINQLKSLCESIGVREIQAFCFETKDDTFDIHTRNICPREGIEDAACGIGNAALGAYLLSNHYIDRKSISINAEQGYIIKIPCAINVYACRVGEDIEIQIGGTGKVIIEGNFIVSNI encoded by the coding sequence ATGGATATAATTAGAAAGTTTTGTGTTATAAATAGTTTCACATATAATGGACAAGGCGGAAATGCTGCAGCTGTCTTTATTAATAAAGGTGACTTAGATGATTATATTATGCAGAAAATTGCTCGTCAACTTAATTTAGTTGAAACAGTATATATTGATGAAAGTAAAGAACAAGGAATAGATTTTGATATTAGATATTTTACTCCAGAAAATGAAGTTTCAATTGCAGGTCATCCTACAGTTGCTGCATTTGTCGCACTTGTAAAAGAAGAGAAAATAAATCCTATAATGAAAGATAAATATTTAGTTAAGACAAAAGATGGAATAAAAGAAGTTACTGTTGAGAAGAATGGTAGAGATATTTTTGTTAAATTGAAACAACAAAAACCAAAGTTTGGGCTAATAATTGAGGAAAAGAATAAAATAGCTAAAGCTTTAGGAATTAGTGAAAATGACATAATGAGTAATTTACCAATACAATGTATTAACACTGGATTAGGCCACTTGGTTGTACCTATAAAATCTTTCAATGGATTAATGAAAGTTAAAAGGAATATAAATCAACTAAAAAGTCTATGTGAGTCTATTGGCGTAAGGGAAATACAAGCATTTTGTTTTGAAACTAAAGATGATACATTTGATATACATACAAGAAACATATGTCCAAGAGAAGGAATTGAGGATGCAGCATGTGGAATTGGAAATGCAGCATTAGGTGCGTATTTGTTAAGTAACCATTATATTGACAGAAAAAGTATATCAATAAATGCTGAGCAGGGATATATAATAAAAATTCCATGTGCGATTAATGTATATGCTTGTAGAGTTGGTGAAGATATTGAAATACAAATTGGGGGTACAGGTAAAGTAATAATTGAAGGTAATTTTATTGTAAGTAATATATAA
- a CDS encoding FtsX-like permease family protein, translating to MIANNNRKVIGKIANRSIKFNRTRNIFILITIILSVSLLGVMSLFQSAREQKIKRQLDMVQHVIYEDVNEEQTEKLKFFEEIDFLTLIKLGRSFKIQNKMIQPVYFEKDTKSIKTKSIAEGNYPEKINEIVVDKPMLELFPDVKDIGDSIEIKFLDGREEEFVISGFYEEISENSSLYSILFSEEYSKNGEQLKDVNYAVACKIKNAERMSEKELLDTVRKIGHEVGIERKNINPNNFFTHPLTMSKQNILVIIVVAIGILFVSILVVYSIFYISVLENIQRFGQLRTIGTSKKQIKSIVRREGIILFSKGTPIGLLISWIISYWIIPEGWNWKYTIILSLMIGIAELITIILSVQKPAKIASSISPVEASRFSVHRGKGLKETEELHRKLSPYSMAIISLRRNRNKSFLTLISLGIGGALFLTSGTYILSTSLEEYSREGMYGLGEYIISFDYNTVQTIDKGRMGVQLNNPINEELIKKIDSMPEVDSIMEIHRTSVNFDYKDEINSGDSLTAFFREDIETINKTLTEGTFDYDKMIENDEILIVLNKLAEEIYGWKFEIGDKVDFRYFDGKKEVEKSFKIIDAIDEPSDEMYYAGWFLLPIEKLEQLFPGINTIDTLGISVNDFEKEGERVEEQLLNLIDENPLLGMSTLRERLAEDKQSFDLIYKVMVGLSGFIILFSLINLVNTIITNIISRKKEFAMLQSIGLSNKQLVKMIQFEGLGLSLGNLIITLIFGTALGYGLVRVLQHFGATYMHYRFPIGYLMVYILIIIMVPMVISAILVKLFQKESIVSRLRHID from the coding sequence ATGATAGCAAACAACAATCGAAAGGTCATAGGAAAAATAGCTAATAGGAGCATAAAGTTCAATAGAACGAGGAATATCTTTATATTGATAACGATTATATTATCGGTTTCATTGCTTGGCGTCATGTCCCTATTTCAATCAGCAAGGGAACAGAAAATTAAAAGACAGCTGGATATGGTACAGCATGTTATCTATGAGGATGTGAATGAAGAGCAAACTGAGAAATTAAAATTTTTTGAAGAAATAGATTTTTTGACCTTGATCAAGTTAGGTCGTAGTTTTAAGATACAGAACAAGATGATTCAACCTGTGTATTTTGAAAAGGATACAAAGAGCATAAAGACAAAATCAATAGCAGAGGGGAACTACCCAGAAAAAATAAATGAGATCGTAGTAGATAAGCCTATGTTGGAGTTGTTTCCGGATGTAAAGGACATCGGTGATTCTATAGAGATAAAATTTCTGGATGGCAGAGAGGAAGAGTTCGTTATCAGTGGGTTCTATGAAGAAATAAGCGAGAATTCTAGTCTATATTCAATATTATTTTCCGAGGAGTATTCAAAAAATGGAGAGCAATTGAAAGATGTGAATTATGCTGTTGCTTGTAAAATTAAAAATGCAGAGAGGATGTCAGAAAAGGAGCTTTTAGATACTGTAAGAAAGATCGGTCATGAGGTAGGGATTGAGAGAAAAAACATAAATCCAAACAATTTCTTTACACATCCACTAACTATGTCGAAACAAAACATTTTAGTCATAATAGTAGTAGCAATAGGAATTTTATTTGTAAGCATATTGGTTGTATATAGTATATTCTATATTTCGGTTTTAGAAAATATTCAAAGATTTGGACAGCTTAGAACCATAGGGACTTCTAAAAAACAGATCAAAAGTATCGTAAGGAGAGAAGGAATCATCCTATTTTCCAAGGGGACTCCCATAGGACTTTTGATCTCTTGGATTATTTCATATTGGATTATTCCAGAGGGCTGGAACTGGAAATACACTATTATTTTGAGCTTGATGATAGGAATTGCTGAGTTGATTACTATTATTTTATCAGTTCAAAAACCGGCAAAGATAGCCTCTTCTATTTCACCTGTAGAAGCATCAAGATTTTCGGTACATAGGGGAAAAGGATTAAAAGAAACAGAGGAACTACATAGAAAATTGTCTCCCTATTCTATGGCAATCATCAGTCTTAGAAGAAATAGAAATAAATCTTTTTTGACTTTAATTTCCCTTGGCATAGGGGGAGCTTTATTTCTTACAAGTGGAACTTATATCCTATCTACTTCTTTAGAAGAATATTCGAGAGAAGGAATGTATGGCTTGGGAGAATATATTATTTCCTTTGATTATAATACAGTGCAGACCATTGATAAAGGTCGAATGGGGGTTCAATTGAATAATCCAATCAATGAGGAATTAATTAAAAAGATTGATTCAATGCCAGAGGTGGATAGCATTATGGAAATTCATCGAACATCTGTAAATTTCGATTATAAAGATGAAATTAATAGTGGAGATTCTCTTACAGCATTTTTCAGAGAAGATATAGAAACAATAAATAAAACATTGACAGAAGGAACCTTTGACTATGATAAGATGATAGAAAATGATGAAATCCTTATCGTGCTCAATAAGTTGGCAGAGGAAATATATGGGTGGAAATTTGAAATTGGAGATAAAGTTGATTTTAGATATTTTGATGGGAAAAAAGAGGTGGAAAAATCATTTAAGATCATTGATGCCATAGATGAACCTAGCGATGAGATGTATTACGCTGGTTGGTTTTTACTACCAATAGAAAAGCTAGAACAATTATTTCCTGGTATCAATACCATCGATACATTGGGTATATCTGTAAATGATTTTGAAAAGGAAGGAGAGCGGGTAGAGGAACAACTCCTTAATCTGATCGATGAGAATCCATTATTGGGGATGAGTACACTGAGGGAAAGATTAGCAGAGGATAAACAGTCCTTTGATTTAATATATAAAGTCATGGTAGGATTAAGTGGGTTTATCATTTTGTTTAGTCTAATAAATTTAGTCAACACCATAATAACCAATATCATATCAAGAAAAAAGGAATTTGCAATGCTGCAATCCATTGGATTGAGCAATAAACAATTAGTAAAGATGATACAGTTTGAGGGATTAGGCTTATCCTTGGGAAATTTGATCATAACTTTAATATTTGGTACAGCATTAGGATATGGATTGGTAAGAGTATTACAACATTTCGGAGCGACATATATGCATTATCGTTTCCCCATAGGGTATTTAATGGTCTATATTTTGATTATTATTATGGTGCCGATGGTGATTTCAGCTATCTTAGTAAAATTATTTCAAAAGGAAAGTATAGTATCAAGGTTGCGCCATATTGACTAA
- a CDS encoding transposase — protein sequence MYLTVKQQVKNLTKEEYLILRELSHTAKNLYNVALYNIRQYFFETGEYLSYGKNNLLCKNNENYKILNSNMSQQILKEVDGTFKSFFEFLKLKKLGKYNSKVNIPKYLKKEEFFTLIIGFVRLNNNKLILPYSNTYKRNHKPVIITIPPILKDKAIKEIRIVPKLSGRYFEIQYTYKVEEEQRELNKQNALSIDLGINNLATCVTNKGKSFIVDGNKLKSINQWYNKQMAKYQSIKDKQKIKGITKYQVIITKKRNNQVNDYINKACRYIINYCINNDIGTIVLGYNENIQNKINIGKVNNQNFVNIPIGNIKDKLDYLCKLYNITYIKQEESYTSKASFFDKDEIPTIGDKTSEGFSGKRIKRGLYKTSTGTTLNADVNAALNILKKSKVVDLRILYNRGEVDTPKRIRIA from the coding sequence GTGTATTTAACAGTAAAGCAACAAGTTAAAAACCTTACCAAAGAAGAATATCTAATCTTAAGAGAACTATCTCATACTGCTAAAAATCTATATAATGTAGCCCTATACAATATTAGACAATATTTCTTTGAAACAGGTGAATATCTTAGTTATGGTAAGAATAATCTACTATGTAAAAATAATGAGAATTACAAAATACTAAATAGCAATATGAGTCAGCAAATACTAAAAGAAGTAGATGGAACATTTAAATCATTTTTTGAATTTCTCAAACTAAAGAAACTAGGTAAATATAATTCTAAAGTAAACATTCCTAAATATCTTAAAAAAGAAGAATTTTTCACACTAATAATTGGATTTGTTAGACTTAATAATAATAAACTAATACTTCCCTATTCCAATACATACAAAAGGAATCACAAGCCTGTCATAATAACAATACCACCAATATTAAAAGATAAAGCAATAAAAGAGATTAGAATAGTACCTAAACTATCTGGAAGGTACTTTGAAATTCAATATACCTATAAGGTAGAAGAAGAGCAAAGGGAATTAAATAAGCAAAATGCACTTTCAATAGATTTAGGAATAAATAATCTGGCAACCTGTGTAACCAATAAAGGCAAATCTTTCATAGTAGATGGAAATAAACTTAAATCCATAAACCAATGGTATAACAAACAAATGGCTAAATACCAGAGTATAAAGGATAAACAAAAAATAAAAGGAATAACAAAATATCAAGTAATAATTACTAAAAAGAGAAATAATCAAGTCAATGACTATATAAATAAAGCCTGTAGATATATAATTAATTACTGTATCAATAATGATATAGGTACAATAGTCTTAGGATATAACGAAAATATACAAAATAAAATAAATATAGGAAAAGTCAACAATCAAAACTTTGTAAATATCCCTATAGGAAATATAAAAGATAAGTTAGACTATCTATGCAAACTATACAATATAACCTATATAAAACAAGAAGAAAGCTATACATCTAAAGCAAGTTTCTTTGATAAAGATGAAATACCAACAATAGGAGATAAAACCTCAGAGGGTTTTAGTGGAAAAAGAATAAAAAGAGGATTATATAAAACAAGTACAGGTACTACATTAAATGCAGATGTAAATGCAGCACTAAATATATTAAAGAAAAGTAAAGTTGTGGATCTAAGAATCCTATACAATAGAGGCGAAGTGGATACGCCTAAAAGAATAAGGATAGCTTAG
- the serS gene encoding serine--tRNA ligase — protein MLDIKLLRENTDIVKENIRKKFQNEKITLVDEIITLDTQNREAKSRRDYLRSRRNSISKEIGVLMSKGKKDEAELAKADITVMADELAELEREIDDLEVQILRRMLVIPNIIDPTVPIGKDDSENVEIERFGEPAVPDFEIPYHVDIMGKLKGIDLDSARKTSGSGFYYLCGDIARLHSAILSYARDFMIDRGFTYYIPPFMIRGNVVDGVMSFSEMENMMYKIEGEDLYLIGTSEHSMIGKFIDTIIDEEKLPQTLTSYSPCFRKEVGAHGIEERGVYRIHQFEKQEMIVVCKPEDSAEWFEKLYKYTVEFFRTLDIPVRTLECCSGDLADLKVKSIDIEAWSPRQKKYFEVGSCSNLGDAQARRLSIRIKGKNKENYVPHTLNNTVVAPPRMLISFLENNLKEDGIISIPKPLQMYMGGKELIK, from the coding sequence ATGTTAGATATTAAGTTATTGCGTGAAAACACTGACATTGTAAAAGAAAATATCAGAAAAAAATTTCAGAATGAAAAAATCACACTTGTAGATGAAATTATTACTTTAGATACTCAAAATCGGGAAGCAAAATCAAGACGTGATTATCTCAGAAGTAGAAGAAATTCAATTAGTAAAGAAATTGGCGTATTAATGTCAAAAGGAAAAAAGGATGAAGCTGAATTAGCGAAAGCAGATATAACTGTTATGGCAGATGAACTCGCAGAATTGGAGAGGGAAATTGATGATCTTGAAGTTCAGATTCTCAGAAGGATGCTGGTTATCCCCAATATTATAGACCCCACTGTACCAATCGGTAAGGATGATAGCGAGAATGTTGAAATTGAACGATTTGGAGAGCCTGCTGTACCAGATTTTGAGATACCATATCATGTTGATATTATGGGAAAATTAAAGGGTATTGATCTGGACAGTGCAAGAAAGACAAGTGGAAGCGGTTTTTATTATCTTTGCGGTGATATAGCACGTTTGCATTCTGCAATCCTATCCTATGCACGGGACTTCATGATTGACAGAGGATTTACCTATTATATACCCCCATTTATGATCAGGGGTAATGTTGTAGACGGTGTTATGAGCTTCTCAGAAATGGAAAATATGATGTATAAGATAGAAGGCGAAGATTTATATCTTATAGGCACAAGCGAACATTCTATGATTGGTAAGTTTATTGATACAATTATTGATGAAGAAAAACTTCCTCAAACACTAACGAGTTATTCTCCTTGTTTTCGTAAAGAGGTTGGTGCTCATGGCATTGAAGAACGTGGTGTATACCGAATTCATCAATTTGAAAAGCAGGAAATGATTGTGGTATGCAAACCGGAAGATAGTGCAGAATGGTTCGAGAAACTATATAAATATACGGTTGAGTTTTTCCGCACTTTAGATATACCTGTACGTACTTTGGAGTGTTGTTCGGGTGATTTGGCAGATTTGAAAGTGAAAAGTATAGATATAGAAGCATGGTCGCCGAGACAGAAAAAATATTTTGAAGTTGGTAGCTGTTCTAACTTAGGAGATGCACAGGCAAGACGTCTTTCTATCCGGATAAAGGGAAAAAATAAAGAAAATTACGTCCCACATACTCTTAACAATACAGTCGTAGCACCTCCAAGAATGCTGATATCATTTTTAGAAAACAATTTGAAAGAAGATGGTATCATATCAATACCGAAACCATTGCAAATGTATATGGGTGGTAAAGAATTAATCAAATAA
- a CDS encoding ABC transporter ATP-binding protein, with protein sequence MNILEGIDLKKYYGGEPNIVKALDGVNLTVKKGEFLAIVGTSGSGKSTLLNLLGGLDNPTSGKVIVAGHDISQLSDDELTIFRRRNVGFVFQNFNLVPMLNLYENIVLPLDLDGERIDEAYIDEIIKLLNLQEKKRRFPNYLSGGEQQRGAIARALATKPSIILADEPTGNLDSKTSAEVSGLLKSTSKRFNQTIVMITHNNEIAQLADRIVRIEDGRISNR encoded by the coding sequence ATGAATATATTGGAAGGAATAGATTTGAAAAAATATTATGGAGGAGAGCCTAATATTGTAAAAGCATTAGACGGAGTAAATTTGACTGTAAAAAAGGGCGAATTTCTTGCAATAGTAGGAACTTCAGGCTCAGGTAAATCTACTTTATTAAATCTGTTGGGTGGTTTAGATAATCCTACTTCAGGAAAGGTGATTGTAGCTGGACATGATATTTCTCAATTATCTGATGATGAATTAACTATTTTCAGAAGAAGAAATGTAGGATTCGTTTTTCAAAACTTTAATCTAGTACCTATGTTAAATCTTTATGAAAATATTGTTCTGCCATTGGATTTAGATGGAGAAAGAATAGATGAAGCCTATATTGATGAAATAATTAAGTTATTGAATTTACAAGAGAAAAAGCGAAGATTTCCCAATTACTTATCAGGTGGAGAACAGCAAAGAGGAGCAATAGCAAGAGCCTTAGCAACTAAACCATCTATTATTTTAGCAGATGAGCCTACAGGGAACCTAGATAGTAAAACAAGTGCCGAGGTTTCGGGATTATTAAAAAGTACAAGTAAACGATTTAATCAAACTATTGTTATGATTACCCATAATAACGAAATTGCTCAATTAGCTGATCGTATAGTCCGAATTGAAGATGGAAGAATTTCTAATAGATAG
- a CDS encoding response regulator transcription factor: MVNIIKRILLVEDDRLLNQTLAFHLTTEGYEIISSYNIASAKDNLSKNTYDLIILDVNLPDGNGFDLCKMYSSKTTTPIIFLTANDMESDMLKGYELGGNDYITKPFHVSVFLKKIGVLLKNTGKKNIEHIYDDGNLVLNFSKRTAMLQGENLELTTGEFNLLYLFVVNYKMVLTRSILLGKLWDENEKYVDENALTMMISRIRSKIETEDKKYIKTIYGMGYQWIGDAYEE, from the coding sequence ATGGTGAATATAATAAAAAGAATTTTATTAGTTGAGGATGATCGGTTATTGAATCAAACTCTAGCATTTCATTTAACAACAGAAGGGTATGAAATAATCTCTTCCTATAATATAGCATCTGCTAAAGATAACCTTTCAAAAAACACTTATGATTTGATTATATTAGATGTAAACCTTCCCGATGGAAATGGTTTTGATTTATGTAAAATGTATAGTAGCAAAACAACAACTCCTATTATATTCTTAACAGCAAATGATATGGAAAGTGATATGCTAAAGGGATATGAATTAGGGGGGAATGATTATATTACAAAGCCATTCCATGTTAGTGTATTTTTAAAAAAGATAGGAGTATTATTAAAGAATACTGGCAAAAAGAATATAGAACATATTTATGATGATGGAAATTTAGTTTTAAACTTTAGCAAACGAACAGCTATGTTACAAGGAGAAAATCTTGAGTTGACTACAGGGGAGTTCAATCTGTTATATTTATTTGTTGTCAATTACAAAATGGTACTGACAAGAAGTATATTATTGGGAAAACTATGGGATGAAAATGAAAAATATGTGGACGAAAATGCCCTAACTATGATGATTAGTCGTATTCGATCAAAAATTGAGACTGAGGATAAAAAATATATTAAGACAATTTATGGAATGGGTTATCAATGGATAGGAGATGCCTATGAAGAATAG